In a genomic window of Paraburkholderia phenazinium:
- a CDS encoding O-methyltransferase produces the protein MDSLSTGRVAHTLQQMFAEAEQADRALMAQFSETDHPEQLIADTIAEHFAEERRDLRGFYHGYADNFLNVTPAYGQFLYQCARASKATRIVEFGTSMGVSTVYLAAALRDMGGGHLIGSELEPGKAARARANLEAAGLADLVDIRVGDARETLSDVHGAIDLVLLDGAFSLYLPVLKLLEPHLKSGALILAENAFDHENDYLDYVRDPANSYLSQSIPINPGRGNEFSLVTR, from the coding sequence ATGGATTCATTGAGCACCGGGCGCGTCGCCCATACCTTGCAGCAGATGTTTGCAGAAGCGGAACAAGCCGATCGCGCGTTGATGGCACAGTTCAGCGAGACCGACCACCCCGAGCAACTGATTGCCGACACCATCGCCGAACATTTCGCCGAAGAACGCCGAGACCTGCGCGGCTTCTATCACGGCTACGCGGACAACTTCCTGAACGTGACGCCGGCATACGGGCAATTCCTCTACCAATGCGCACGCGCAAGCAAGGCAACGCGGATTGTCGAGTTCGGGACGTCGATGGGGGTGTCCACGGTCTATCTGGCGGCGGCACTGCGCGACATGGGCGGCGGCCATCTGATCGGCAGTGAGCTGGAACCCGGCAAAGCGGCGCGCGCGCGTGCCAACCTCGAAGCCGCGGGTCTTGCCGATCTGGTCGACATCCGCGTCGGCGATGCGCGCGAAACGCTCTCCGATGTGCATGGCGCAATCGATCTGGTCCTGCTCGACGGTGCGTTCAGCTTGTATCTGCCGGTGTTGAAGCTGCTCGAGCCGCATTTAAAGAGCGGCGCGCTGATCCTCGCGGAGAACGCGTTCGATCATGAGAACGACTACCTGGACTATGTCCGCGATCCAGCGAACAGCTACCTCTCGCAGTCGATTCCGATCAACCCGGGCCGGGGTAATGAGTTCAGCCTCGTGACGCGTTGA